A window from Bufo bufo chromosome 1, aBufBuf1.1, whole genome shotgun sequence encodes these proteins:
- the LOC120986113 gene encoding uncharacterized protein LOC120986113 isoform X2, whose protein sequence is MREVANSAKNANLGMNVPCVAGAMGLADVLEGVDKGGGIVLQKGQTPVRVERMVGHLNRYPNQELAEFLYSGFKFGFHIPSHPLPVLEKRKNLRSALQFPDIVTGKLAKEVSLGRMDGPFVTSPISNLRVSPLGLIPKKEPNKFRLIHHLSFPKGASVNEGIDPELCSVVYASFDAAVEWVRKLGPGTLLAKCDIEAAFRLLPVHPDSLYLLGCFWNGAYFVDRCLPMGCSISCAYFERFSSFLEWVVVQESGCHSVIHYLDDFLCLGPGGSRVCSLLLSTLQSVFECFGVPLAVDKTVGPATELSFLGIVIDTQRMECRLPVDKVSDLRTEVAAALTAKKIRLRDLQSLLGKLNFACRILPMGRIFSRRLASATGGVVSPHHFIRLGRELKGDLKVWDSFLKQFNGRALVMGGVVDAFDFELFTDAAGGAGFGAYCEGQWCAGRWPESWVRKGWVKNVALLELFPIVLAVTLWGEKFRHKKVRFHCDNLGVVQAINRVTASSPPVICLLQQLVLRCLSLNAWVFAVHVPGSSNCIADALSRFQWERFRQLAPEASQVGLVCPESLWEILEVMPRY, encoded by the exons atgaggGAAGTTGCAAATTCGGCCAAAAATGCAAATTTAGGCATGAATGTTCcgtgtgtggcgggggccatggggctagcagatgttttagagggggtagacaaagggggggggatagTTTTGCAAAAGGGGCAGACCCCAGTGCGAGTGGAAAGGATGGTGGGGCATCTAAATAGATATCCGAACCAGGAGTTAGCTGAATTTTTGTATTCAGGGTTTAAGTTCGGTTTTCATATACCTTCACACCCGTTACCAGTCTTAGAGAAGCGGAAGAATTTGCGCTCGGCATTGCAGTTCCCGGACATAGTGACAGGAAAGTTAGCTAAAGAGGTTTCCCTAGGGAGGATGGATGGTCCGTTTGTTACATCACCCATCAGTAACTTGCGAGTTTCCCCTTTGGGTTTGAtccctaagaaggagcctaataAATTTAGGCTCATCCACCATTTATCATTCCCtaagggtgcgtcggtcaatgagggcatTGACCCGGAACTTTGTTCTGTGGTTTATGcctcctttgatgcggctgtggagtGGGTAAGGAAGCTGGGTCCGGGTACCCTGTTGGCAAAATGTGACATTGAAGCGGCATTTCGGTTGTTGCCAGTTCACCCGGATAGTTTGTATTTACTGGGTTGTTTTTGGAATGGCgcttattttgtggataggtgtttgccaatgggctgttcaatatcgtgtgcatattttgagcgtttcagttcttttctggagtgGGTGGTGGTTCAGGAATCAGGTTGTCACTCTgtcattcattatttggatgatttcctgTGTTTGGGGCCGGGGGGATCCAGGGTTTGTTCGTTGTTGTTATCCACATTACAGTCTGTTTTTGAGTGTTTTGGAGTCCCGTTAGCggtggacaaaacggtggggccgGCTACTGAGCTAAGTTTTTTGGGTATTGTCATAGATACAcagcggatggagtgtaggctaccAGTAGACAAAGTGTCAGATTTAAGAACAGAGGTGGCGGCGGCATTGACAGCAAAAAAGATTCGTCTGCGGGACCTGCAGTCTTTGTTGGGCAAATTAAATTTTGCATGCAGAATCCTACCTATGGGCCGCATTTTTAGTAGGAGGTTGGCTTCGGCGACAGGAGGGGTGGTGTCTCCCCACCATTTTATTAGACTAGGCAGGGAGTTGAAAGGGGATTTGAAAGTTTGGGATTCCTTTTTAAAACAGTTTAATGGCAGAGCATTAGTTATGGGGGGGGTGGTTGATGCGTTTGATTTCGAATTGTTTACGGATGCTGCGGGTGGAGCGGGTTTTGGGGCGTACTGTgaagggcagtggtgtgcgggtcggTGGCCTGAGTCCTGGGTACGAAAAGGGTGGGTAAAAAACGTGGCATTGTTGGAACTCTTCCCCATTGTGTTGGCAGTCACGCTCTGGGGGGAGAAGTTTCGGCACAAGAAGGTTCGTttccattgtgacaacttgggagTTGTGCAAGCCATCAACAGGGTAACGGCTTCTTCCCCCCCAGTTATTTGCCTATTGCAGCAGTTGGTTCTCCGGTGTTTGTCCCTTAATGCTTGGGTGTTTGCGGTGCATGTGCCTGGTTCCTCTAACTGTATAGCTGACgcactttctcgttttcagtgggagcggtttcgccAGCTGGCCCCGGAGGCGAGTCAGGTCGGATTGGTGTGTCCAGAGTCGTTGTGGGAGATCCTGGAG GTGATGCCCCGTTATTAG
- the LOC120986113 gene encoding translation initiation factor IF-2-like isoform X3, with the protein MAEAVEVMLRRLREAADTRGSDWLEQQVTALLGGAEVGTSSPTPAATRPRRVRPPARLSPDLPPRVRRRVRSPTRDPPRREHSKATAASRRGRNPYVRRDPPEAVGPSPQPIAPATGESGPGSAGSPPVPRSRRPAQRGRGSGSRGSSGAARSARAARRRPLQDEPLSVAHEAAPVGARDGRRPCHDALLTEEEDEAVLDGSPPQSRPFGHEDRRADAYMEDRELRRPFPEGGQFATGPDTVEDRGRPGAIPNAPSSDPAGVLPANSASTHQRNVVDPGVVRQESGPAAAGFTAPGQLVGAVSPAGPGGESGRIGVSRVVVGDPGGDAPLLVWILGHSFVFWGALRADVRQNGRQLGFDRGTAIVRWIGRRGMVWGNVLQEVHRQARLDRVPDILVLHVGGNDLGVRPCRELIRDIRFDFLRLWSLFPSVVTVWSDIVPRKVWREARSVERLNKARIKLNRVIGRFCAKHGAVVVRHPELEAGTGGFWRQDGVHLNAVGIDLWSLDLQGGIETALRVWRNARA; encoded by the exons ATGGCAGAAGCAGTGGAGGTGATGCTGCGGCGCTTGAGGGAAGCGGCGGACACCAGGGGCAGCGACTGGCTGGAGCAGCAGGTGACCGCATTGCTAGGGGGGGCGGAGGTGGGTACGTCTAGCCCTACTCCAGCAGCTacacggccgcggcgggtacggccgccggcgcgcctgagccctgatttacccccccgggtccggcgccgtgtcaggagccccacaagggaccctccacgccgggAGCATTCTAAGGCTACTGCGgcctcccggcgtgggaggaatccatatGTCCGGCGGGACCCTCCAGAGGCTGTGGGGCCTTCCCCTCAGCCCATCGCGCCAGCAACAGGGGAGTCAGGACCTGGTTCTGCAGGATCCCCTCCTGTCCCCAGGAGTCGGAGGCCTGCTCAGCGTGGGAGAGGtagtggcagcagaggcagcagcggGGCTGCGCGGTCGGCCAGGGCGGCCCGGCGCAGGCCCTTACAGGATGAGCCCCTTTCAGTGGCACACGAGGCTGCGCCTGTAGGTGCCAGGGACGGGCGCAGGCCTTGCCATGATGCGCTtcttacagaggaggaggacgaggctgTTCTGGACGGCTCCCCGCCCCAGAGCAGGCCTTTTGGGCATGAAGACAGGCGTGCAGATGCTtatatggaggacagggagttgcGCAGGCCATTTCCTGAGGGCGGACAGTTCGCTACTGGTCCTGACACCGTTGAGGACAGAGGGCGTCCCGGAGCCATCCCTAACGCACCCAGCAGTGATCCGGCTGGGGTGCTGCCGGCGAACAGCGCAAGTACCCATCAAAGGAACGTCGTGGATCCAGGAGTCGTCCGTCAGGAATCAGGACCTGCGGCTGCCGGGTTCACAGCACCCGGGCAGCTAG tgggagcggtttcgccAGCTGGCCCCGGAGGCGAGTCAGGTCGGATTGGTGTGTCCAGAGTCGTTGTGGGAGATCCTGGAG GTGATGCCCCGTTATTAGTTTGGATCCTGGGCCATTCGTTCGTGTTCTGGGGGGCATTACGAGCGGATGTTCGGCAGAATGGGCGGCAGCTGGGGTTTGATCGGGGGACAGCCATAGTAAGATGGATCGGACGCAGAGGTATGGTGTGGGGTAATGTTTTGCAGGAGGTTCATCGGCAAGCCAGGTTAGATAGAGTCCCAGATATCTTGGTGTTGCATGTTGGGGGAAATGACCTAGGGGTCCGACCTTGCAGAGAGTTGATCAGGGATATACGTTTTGATTTTTTGCGTTTGTGGTCCCTCTTCCCGTCAGTTGTCACTGTGTGGTCGGACATTGTCCCCAGGAAGGTCTGGAGGGAGGCGAGATCGGTTGAAAGGCTGAATAAGGCTAGGATTAAGCTGAACAGGGTGATTGGGCGGTTCTGTGCCAAACATGGGGCGGTGGTGGTGAGGCACCccgagttggaagcaggaacaGGAGGCTTTTGGAGACAGGATGGAGTCCACCTCAATGCGGTGGGCATTGATTTGTGGTCACTGGACTTGCAGGGAGGTATTGAAACAGCCCTCCGGGTGTGGCGGAACGCGCGAGCTTAA
- the LOC120986113 gene encoding uncharacterized protein LOC120986113 isoform X1, whose protein sequence is MAEAVEVMLRRLREAADTRGSDWLEQQVTALLGGAEVGTSSPTPAATRPRRVRPPARLSPDLPPRVRRRVRSPTRDPPRREHSKATAASRRGRNPYVRRDPPEAVGPSPQPIAPATGESGPGSAGSPPVPRSRRPAQRGRGSGSRGSSGAARSARAARRRPLQDEPLSVAHEAAPVGARDGRRPCHDALLTEEEDEAVLDGSPPQSRPFGHEDRRADAYMEDRELRRPFPEGGQFATGPDTVEDRGRPGAIPNAPSSDPAGVLPANSASTHQRNVVDPGVVRQESGPAAAGFTAPGQLVGAVSPAGPGGESGRIGVSRVVVGDPGGTVACLLQASLSEGTWRMYDRAWSRWQQWCNDLGVEVLDGEIPLLLFIGHVKDQGWSVAKINGCMAGLAFGFKLRNSPDITKSFLVRQILKGYRRFQRVKDSRLPVSFSLLLQLGEQVAGVCRSAWEVSLFRLAFALAFFGAFRLGELVCASVQREGGLRSEDVTLYDDRVLIYLRFSKTDQEGRGHLVSLFEVPGCLLCPVRCLRDFQGRAGVAAGPILRHEDGSFLSRFQFIAVFKKCLRNLGMDSGKFTGHSFRIGAATEAARLGVRDEVIKRIGRWESERFRLYVRLGAV, encoded by the exons ATGGCAGAAGCAGTGGAGGTGATGCTGCGGCGCTTGAGGGAAGCGGCGGACACCAGGGGCAGCGACTGGCTGGAGCAGCAGGTGACCGCATTGCTAGGGGGGGCGGAGGTGGGTACGTCTAGCCCTACTCCAGCAGCTacacggccgcggcgggtacggccgccggcgcgcctgagccctgatttacccccccgggtccggcgccgtgtcaggagccccacaagggaccctccacgccgggAGCATTCTAAGGCTACTGCGgcctcccggcgtgggaggaatccatatGTCCGGCGGGACCCTCCAGAGGCTGTGGGGCCTTCCCCTCAGCCCATCGCGCCAGCAACAGGGGAGTCAGGACCTGGTTCTGCAGGATCCCCTCCTGTCCCCAGGAGTCGGAGGCCTGCTCAGCGTGGGAGAGGtagtggcagcagaggcagcagcggGGCTGCGCGGTCGGCCAGGGCGGCCCGGCGCAGGCCCTTACAGGATGAGCCCCTTTCAGTGGCACACGAGGCTGCGCCTGTAGGTGCCAGGGACGGGCGCAGGCCTTGCCATGATGCGCTtcttacagaggaggaggacgaggctgTTCTGGACGGCTCCCCGCCCCAGAGCAGGCCTTTTGGGCATGAAGACAGGCGTGCAGATGCTtatatggaggacagggagttgcGCAGGCCATTTCCTGAGGGCGGACAGTTCGCTACTGGTCCTGACACCGTTGAGGACAGAGGGCGTCCCGGAGCCATCCCTAACGCACCCAGCAGTGATCCGGCTGGGGTGCTGCCGGCGAACAGCGCAAGTACCCATCAAAGGAACGTCGTGGATCCAGGAGTCGTCCGTCAGGAATCAGGACCTGCGGCTGCCGGGTTCACAGCACCCGGGCAGCTAG tgggagcggtttcgccAGCTGGCCCCGGAGGCGAGTCAGGTCGGATTGGTGTGTCCAGAGTCGTTGTGGGAGATCCTGGAGGTACCGTAGCTTGTCTGTTGCAGGCATCATTGAGTGAAGGCACGTGGAGGATGTACGATAGGGCTTGgagtaggtggcagcagtggtgtaATGACCTAGGGGTCGAGGTACTGGACGGGGAAATTCCGTTGTTACTGTTCATTGGCCACGTGAAGGATCAAGGTTGGTCGGTTGCCAAGATCAATGGTTGCATGGCGGGCTTGGCTTTCGGATTCAAGTTGCGGAATTCCCCGGACATTACTAAGTCCTTTTTGGTCCGACAAATTTTGAAGGGTTATAGAAGGTTTCAGCGTGTCAAAGATTCCCGCCTACCGGTGTCCTTTTCGTTATTGTTACAGTTAGGGGAGCAGGTAGCTGGAGTGTGTCGCTCGGCTTGGGAGGTGAGCTTATTTAGACTAGCCTTTGCTCTGGCTTTTTTCGGAGCCTTTCGTTTAGGGGAGTTAGTGTGTGCAAGTGTGCAGCGGGAAGGGGGTCTGAGGAGTGAGGATGTAACGTTATATGACGACAGGGTGCTGATTTATCTGAGATTTtcaaagacggatcaggaggggAGGGGTCATTTAGTCTCATTGTTTGAGGTGCCGGGATGTCTATTGTGTCCAGTACGGTGTTTGCGGGATTTTCAAGGAAGGGCAGGGGTCGCGGCAGGACCGATTCTCAGACACGAGGATGGCTCCTTTTTATCACGATTTCAATTTATAGCGGTATTCAAGAAATGTTTGCGTAATCTAGGAATGGACTCTGGCAagtttacgggtcattccttcaggataGGTGCTGCCACGGAGGCTGCTCGCTTGGGGGTGCGAGATGAAGTGATTAAGCGTATTGGGAGGTGGGAGTCGGAGCGTTTTCGGCTGTATGTGCGTTTAGGGGCAGTTTAA
- the LOC120986113 gene encoding uncharacterized protein LOC120986113 isoform X4, with the protein MAEAVEVMLRRLREAADTRGSDWLEQQVTALLGGAEVGTSSPTPAATRPRRVRPPARLSPDLPPRVRRRVRSPTRDPPRREHSKATAASRRGRNPYVRRDPPEAVGPSPQPIAPATGESGPGSAGSPPVPRSRRPAQRGRGSGSRGSSGAARSARAARRRPLQDEPLSVAHEAAPVGARDGRRPCHDALLTEEEDEAVLDGSPPQSRPFGHEDRRADAYMEDRELRRPFPEGGQFATGPDTVEDRGRPGAIPNAPSSDPAGVLPANSASTHQRNVVDPGVVRQESGPAAAGFTAPGQLGDAPLLVWILGHSFVFWGALRADVRQNGRQLGFDRGTAIVRWIGRRGMVWGNVLQEVHRQARLDRVPDILVLHVGGNDLGVRPCRELIRDIRFDFLRLWSLFPSVVTVWSDIVPRKVWREARSVERLNKARIKLNRVIGRFCAKHGAVVVRHPELEAGTGGFWRQDGVHLNAVGIDLWSLDLQGGIETALRVWRNARA; encoded by the exons ATGGCAGAAGCAGTGGAGGTGATGCTGCGGCGCTTGAGGGAAGCGGCGGACACCAGGGGCAGCGACTGGCTGGAGCAGCAGGTGACCGCATTGCTAGGGGGGGCGGAGGTGGGTACGTCTAGCCCTACTCCAGCAGCTacacggccgcggcgggtacggccgccggcgcgcctgagccctgatttacccccccgggtccggcgccgtgtcaggagccccacaagggaccctccacgccgggAGCATTCTAAGGCTACTGCGgcctcccggcgtgggaggaatccatatGTCCGGCGGGACCCTCCAGAGGCTGTGGGGCCTTCCCCTCAGCCCATCGCGCCAGCAACAGGGGAGTCAGGACCTGGTTCTGCAGGATCCCCTCCTGTCCCCAGGAGTCGGAGGCCTGCTCAGCGTGGGAGAGGtagtggcagcagaggcagcagcggGGCTGCGCGGTCGGCCAGGGCGGCCCGGCGCAGGCCCTTACAGGATGAGCCCCTTTCAGTGGCACACGAGGCTGCGCCTGTAGGTGCCAGGGACGGGCGCAGGCCTTGCCATGATGCGCTtcttacagaggaggaggacgaggctgTTCTGGACGGCTCCCCGCCCCAGAGCAGGCCTTTTGGGCATGAAGACAGGCGTGCAGATGCTtatatggaggacagggagttgcGCAGGCCATTTCCTGAGGGCGGACAGTTCGCTACTGGTCCTGACACCGTTGAGGACAGAGGGCGTCCCGGAGCCATCCCTAACGCACCCAGCAGTGATCCGGCTGGGGTGCTGCCGGCGAACAGCGCAAGTACCCATCAAAGGAACGTCGTGGATCCAGGAGTCGTCCGTCAGGAATCAGGACCTGCGGCTGCCGGGTTCACAGCACCCGGGCAGCTAG GTGATGCCCCGTTATTAGTTTGGATCCTGGGCCATTCGTTCGTGTTCTGGGGGGCATTACGAGCGGATGTTCGGCAGAATGGGCGGCAGCTGGGGTTTGATCGGGGGACAGCCATAGTAAGATGGATCGGACGCAGAGGTATGGTGTGGGGTAATGTTTTGCAGGAGGTTCATCGGCAAGCCAGGTTAGATAGAGTCCCAGATATCTTGGTGTTGCATGTTGGGGGAAATGACCTAGGGGTCCGACCTTGCAGAGAGTTGATCAGGGATATACGTTTTGATTTTTTGCGTTTGTGGTCCCTCTTCCCGTCAGTTGTCACTGTGTGGTCGGACATTGTCCCCAGGAAGGTCTGGAGGGAGGCGAGATCGGTTGAAAGGCTGAATAAGGCTAGGATTAAGCTGAACAGGGTGATTGGGCGGTTCTGTGCCAAACATGGGGCGGTGGTGGTGAGGCACCccgagttggaagcaggaacaGGAGGCTTTTGGAGACAGGATGGAGTCCACCTCAATGCGGTGGGCATTGATTTGTGGTCACTGGACTTGCAGGGAGGTATTGAAACAGCCCTCCGGGTGTGGCGGAACGCGCGAGCTTAA